Genomic DNA from Halomonas sp. BDJS001:
CAGTGAACTGCCCTTGACCTTGAGGTCTTTGATCATCGTTACCTTATCGCCTTCCGCTAACAGGGTGCCGTGGGCATCTTTTACCGTCACGGAGTCTTCCGCCTCAGCCTCAGCAGGGTTCCATTCGTGGGCGCACTCGGGGCAGATGAACAGGCTTTGATCCTGATAGACGAATTCGGATTGGCAATGGGGGCACGGTGGGCATGACATGGATGATGACTTCTGTGGTTTTGGTTTAGGCTGCTTATAATACTGAGCCAGGAGCACCGTGGCGAATACCTTCACGCCTGACTAGGAAAGGAGAACAACATGAACAAACATGACCTGAAAGCGACCTACCGTGATTACATCACCTGCCTCAACAATCAAGACTGGACGAATCTTGGCCAGTTCGTGCATGACGATGTCCACCACAACGGCCAGCGCCTGGGGATTGATGGCTATCGCGCCATGCTGGAAGCCGATTATGAGCAGATACCGGATCTGCACTTCAATATTGAGCTGTTGGCCGTTGATTCACCCTATGTCACTTGCAGGCTGCGCTTCGATGTAACGCCTAATGGCAGCTTCCTGGGCTTACCTATCAATGGGAAAAAAGTGACGTTTTGCGAGAACGCGTTCTACCTCTTCCGTGATAATAAGATTCAGGAAGTCTGGTCGGTGATCGACAAGGCCGCAATAGAAGCTCAGCTGGATTGAGGCTCCAAATGCCACCCTTGCTCGGTTGCCAGCAAGCGGTCTGTCAGGGCGAGGTTTCCCAGAAACGCATCATCATGGGATACCACCACTAACGCGCCTTGGTAACTGCGCAACAGCGTTTCCAGCGCTTGTGCCGATGGCAGGTCGAGGTGGTTATTTGGCTCATCCAGCAGCAATAGTTTCGGTGGTGAGTCGGCGTAGAGGAGGCAGGCCAGTGCACCTTTCAGACGTTCACCTCCGCTTAATAGTCCGCTGGGTGTGGTGATCTTTTGCGCGTCCAGGCCTAGTTGGGCCAGTAGCATACGCAACTCGCCTTCCGTCGTTGAGCGGTTAGCCAGTTGCAGCTGTTCGAGCACGCTCTTTTCGGGCTCAAGACTCTCCAGCCGCTGGTCGAGATAAGCCTTTTCTGGAGTCACCTTGCAGGTTCCGGATAATGGTTCGATCTGGCCCGCTAGCACGCGGAGCAGCGTGGATTTACCGCAGCCGTTGGGGCCGACAACTCCGATTCGCTGCGGCCCTCTTAGCAGTAGGCTAATCTGACGAGTGGCTCCCATCACGAACGGTAGCTCTACCCTCTCCAATTCTGCCAAACAGCGCTTGGCGACCTGATTGACGGGTATCTCGTGCAGGGTGATGTGAATTGCGTCTTCTACCTGCGTTGCCACCTCCCGCACGCGCCAGTTCAGTTGTTCACGGCTGGCCGCCTGCTTTTGGCGCAACGCGCCGGTGGAGTTTTCGCTGCGCTCTTTCTGCCCATCCAGTATCACCTTAGCCTGATTGGCTTCCTTACCCTGCCGTTTACCGCGGGTTTGGCGTTTCTCCTGGCGTTCACGCTGTTTGCGCATTGCCCGCTCCTGGCGTTGGTGCTCCAGCTTATGTTGATTGAGCTGATCAATCGCCGCTTGCTGCTCATGAGCTTTCGCTTCTGCATAGAAGGTGTAGTTGCCACCGTAGCTGTGCAGCCCCAAGGGGGAAAGCTCCACAATACGCGCCATGGATTCCAGTAGTTGCCGGTCATGGCTAACCACGATCAGCCCACGCGACCAACGTTGCAACTGTTCGATGAGCGCTTGACGGTTGGGTCGATCAAGGTGATTACTTGGCTCATCAAGAATCAGAAAATCGGCATTCGAGAGCATAGCGCCCATCAAGGCAATCCGCATGGCTTCCCCACCGCTCAGCGTGCTGGCCGGTGTGCTGGCCTCGAGATAGCCCAGGCCGCTGCGTTCAAGTTCATGGCGAAATCGCTGGGGCATATCCCAACGCTCATCCACGGCCTCAAAATCCTCTATGGCAGTGCTGCCAGCCTCTATTCGCGCCAGCGCATCCAGCGTTGGTTGAATACCTGCGAGATCGGCGACAGAAGCACTCTTGGGCGGGGCTACTTGCTGGGCAAGGTAATGCACGCTGTTGGGGCGCTGACATTCGCCAGTGGTGGGTTGCAACTGGCCCGCGAGGATTTGGGCCAAGACTGTTTTACCGATACCATTGCGCCCAACCAGCCCGGTTGGGCGTGTATCGAACTGCTCATAAAGGTCGGTAAAAAGCGTTCTGCCATCCGACAAAACGTAGGAGACACCTTTTAAGGTGAGATGGGTAGTGGTCATAGTTGATTCCAGCGATGCCGAGTTCTCCCCCTGGGTCAGGGGCTAATGGAGACTGGCCGTCATTGCAACGGCGGGCATCAATGGTTCATTGGACAACTACCTCTGTTTAGCGCGGAAAGACTCATCATGATACAAATAATGCTGGCGACCCGACAAGGGTATGACTGCAGCGGAGTCGGTGATCTGCCGCTGAACACAAAACGTCAGTCTCCCCTATTACAGAAGCGCCCCGGCTGGGGCGCTTCTCACTACTCAGGCACTTAGAAAGATGCCCATTCATCAGTGCCCTGCTGGCTCCCCAGAACGTGGGGCTTCGGCCGTTGGGCGGCCCGTGGCTGACTGGCATTGTGTCGTACTGTTGCAGGTAATGCGGTCTGGTGCTGCCCCGTGGTCGCCCCTCTAAAGAATGACACTTCTTTCAACAATGCCGCCGCTTGAATTTGCAGTGAACGGCCTGCCGCGCT
This window encodes:
- a CDS encoding zinc ribbon domain-containing protein YjdM, whose protein sequence is MSCPPCPHCQSEFVYQDQSLFICPECAHEWNPAEAEAEDSVTVKDAHGTLLAEGDKVTMIKDLKVKGSSLVLKVGTKAVIKRLVDSKDHQLDCKVDGVGDMMVTAHFVKKA
- a CDS encoding ester cyclase, with protein sequence MNKHDLKATYRDYITCLNNQDWTNLGQFVHDDVHHNGQRLGIDGYRAMLEADYEQIPDLHFNIELLAVDSPYVTCRLRFDVTPNGSFLGLPINGKKVTFCENAFYLFRDNKIQEVWSVIDKAAIEAQLD
- a CDS encoding ABC-F family ATP-binding cassette domain-containing protein, producing MTTTHLTLKGVSYVLSDGRTLFTDLYEQFDTRPTGLVGRNGIGKTVLAQILAGQLQPTTGECQRPNSVHYLAQQVAPPKSASVADLAGIQPTLDALARIEAGSTAIEDFEAVDERWDMPQRFRHELERSGLGYLEASTPASTLSGGEAMRIALMGAMLSNADFLILDEPSNHLDRPNRQALIEQLQRWSRGLIVVSHDRQLLESMARIVELSPLGLHSYGGNYTFYAEAKAHEQQAAIDQLNQHKLEHQRQERAMRKQRERQEKRQTRGKRQGKEANQAKVILDGQKERSENSTGALRQKQAASREQLNWRVREVATQVEDAIHITLHEIPVNQVAKRCLAELERVELPFVMGATRQISLLLRGPQRIGVVGPNGCGKSTLLRVLAGQIEPLSGTCKVTPEKAYLDQRLESLEPEKSVLEQLQLANRSTTEGELRMLLAQLGLDAQKITTPSGLLSGGERLKGALACLLYADSPPKLLLLDEPNNHLDLPSAQALETLLRSYQGALVVVSHDDAFLGNLALTDRLLATEQGWHLEPQSS